One Fusobacterium ulcerans DNA segment encodes these proteins:
- the creD gene encoding cell envelope integrity protein CreD: MKKKVKTAGNPLLKKALFLFFFSLLLQIPLMFVNGVVHERNYLYDSTIKNIGREWGETQTIAGPVIVVPYTEEYYEREYTVDKQGKQIEVIKSKKRKNSLVVLPEKLDVNVDLKEEVRKRGIYKSMVYTGELNMKGNFSKVLSNIPENSVIEYNEISVSLGITDIKALLKIDKFNFNGKEIELESGTGLGKPFQISKGISGKLGTKNEELEEIPFNIELVFRGSEGITLLPMGKDNSFFIKSAWENPSFYGMLPRERVINENGFTANWNISHLTRNYKQYFFIGDGNKIDLSEAQAGVALYNGITHYRQVIRAAKYGVLFIMMSLLAVYLFEVSGKKETHYVQYGIVGFSLVMFYLLLLSLAEHISFITAYGISATAVIVPVSLYIASVTKNIKYGLGMFALLIGIYSILFSILKMEDYALLTGTLLIMGVLYLLMYVTKNMEIVNKKVTDTEENGNEEQVKK, translated from the coding sequence ATGAAGAAGAAAGTTAAGACAGCAGGTAATCCACTACTAAAGAAGGCTCTATTTTTATTTTTTTTCAGCCTTTTATTACAGATTCCTCTTATGTTTGTAAATGGAGTGGTACATGAAAGAAATTATTTGTATGACTCTACAATTAAGAATATAGGAAGAGAATGGGGAGAGACACAGACAATAGCAGGGCCTGTTATTGTAGTTCCTTATACAGAGGAATATTATGAAAGAGAGTACACAGTAGACAAGCAGGGAAAACAAATAGAAGTTATTAAAAGTAAAAAAAGAAAAAATAGTTTAGTAGTTTTACCAGAAAAATTAGATGTAAACGTTGATCTAAAAGAAGAGGTAAGAAAAAGAGGTATATATAAATCTATGGTATATACTGGAGAATTAAATATGAAAGGAAATTTTTCTAAAGTATTGTCTAATATTCCAGAAAATTCAGTTATAGAATATAATGAAATAAGTGTATCTTTAGGAATAACAGATATAAAGGCTCTTCTTAAAATTGATAAATTTAATTTTAATGGTAAGGAGATAGAACTGGAATCAGGAACTGGTTTAGGAAAACCATTTCAGATATCTAAAGGAATTTCAGGAAAATTAGGAACAAAGAATGAGGAATTAGAAGAAATTCCATTTAATATAGAATTGGTATTTAGAGGAAGCGAAGGGATAACTCTTCTGCCAATGGGAAAAGACAACAGCTTTTTTATAAAATCAGCATGGGAAAATCCAAGTTTCTATGGGATGCTTCCTAGAGAAAGAGTCATAAATGAAAATGGATTTACAGCCAACTGGAATATATCTCATCTTACAAGAAACTATAAACAATACTTTTTTATAGGTGATGGTAATAAAATAGATTTATCAGAAGCACAGGCAGGAGTGGCTCTATATAATGGAATAACTCATTACAGACAGGTAATAAGAGCAGCTAAATATGGAGTTTTATTTATAATGATGAGTTTATTAGCAGTATATCTTTTTGAAGTATCAGGAAAAAAAGAAACTCACTATGTTCAATATGGAATTGTAGGATTTTCTTTAGTTATGTTTTATCTTCTGCTTTTATCATTAGCTGAGCATATAAGTTTTATAACTGCTTATGGAATATCAGCTACAGCAGTTATAGTACCAGTATCATTATACATAGCAAGTGTTACAAAAAATATCAAGTATGGATTGGGAATGTTTGCTCTTCTTATAGGTATATATTCTATACTATTCTCAATTTTAAAAATGGAAGATTATGCACTTCTTACAGGGACACTTTTGATTATGGGAGTATTGTATCTTCTGATGTATGTAACTAAAAATATGGAAATAGTAAATAAAAAAGTTACAGATACAGAGGAAAATGGAAATGAGGAACAGGTGAAAAAATGA
- a CDS encoding AzlC family ABC transporter permease, which produces MNTKMKAFKAAFPHTIPICAGFSFLGLAYGIYMNKMGFSFVYPMLMSLTIFAGSMEFITANLLVSVFDPLNAFLLAVMVNARHLFYGVSMLEKYRGTGKKKLYLIFGMCDESFSINCTADIPEGIDKGWFMFFVTLLNYAYWVSGATLGGILGSFINFNTKGIDFVMTALFVVIFLSQWDSQKDHLPAIIGVLASVACLLVFGMGNFIIPSMIAILISLTLSKKKLEKEEIK; this is translated from the coding sequence ATGAACACAAAAATGAAAGCATTCAAAGCTGCTTTTCCTCATACCATTCCTATTTGTGCTGGTTTCTCATTTTTAGGACTGGCCTATGGGATATATATGAATAAAATGGGATTTTCTTTTGTGTATCCGATGCTTATGAGTCTCACTATTTTTGCTGGATCTATGGAATTTATAACTGCCAATCTTCTAGTCTCGGTTTTTGATCCGCTAAACGCTTTTCTACTGGCTGTTATGGTTAATGCAAGACATCTTTTCTATGGGGTATCTATGCTGGAAAAATATAGAGGAACTGGAAAGAAAAAGTTATATCTGATATTTGGAATGTGTGATGAATCATTTTCCATCAACTGTACTGCTGATATTCCAGAAGGAATAGATAAGGGTTGGTTTATGTTTTTTGTTACTCTTTTAAACTATGCTTACTGGGTATCTGGAGCTACTTTAGGCGGAATATTAGGTTCTTTTATAAATTTCAATACAAAAGGAATTGATTTTGTAATGACTGCTCTTTTTGTTGTTATATTTCTTAGTCAATGGGATTCTCAAAAAGATCATCTTCCTGCTATAATAGGAGTTTTAGCTTCTGTTGCATGCCTTCTTGTATTTGGAATGGGAAATTTCATCATTCCATCAATGATAGCTATACTTATTTCACTTACACTGAGCAAGAAGAAACTTGAAAAGGAGGAAATTAAATGA
- a CDS encoding branched-chain amino acid transporter permease encodes MRLTVEQEIITVAMVVLGTLLTRFLPFIIFPANKPTPKYIQYLGKVLPFSVIGMLVVYCLKEVSVVSSPYGLPEFISIGGIVILHRWKKNMLLSIGGGTILYMILIQYVF; translated from the coding sequence ATGAGACTTACAGTAGAACAAGAAATAATAACTGTAGCTATGGTAGTACTTGGGACTCTTTTAACAAGATTTCTTCCCTTTATAATTTTCCCTGCTAACAAACCTACTCCGAAATATATACAGTATTTAGGTAAAGTCCTTCCATTTTCTGTAATAGGAATGCTGGTTGTTTACTGCCTGAAAGAAGTTTCAGTTGTTTCTTCTCCTTATGGACTTCCTGAATTTATTTCTATTGGAGGGATAGTAATACTTCACAGATGGAAAAAAAATATGCTTCTATCTATTGGTGGAGGAACTATTTTATACATGATACTTATTCAATATGTTTTTTAA
- a CDS encoding Dps family protein produces MKKKQEELIYQMNKFLANLHIFKTIVHNYHWNLKGEHFFTIHPMLDGVMSETDEHIDEVAERILMIGGRPFASLKVYLEHSMLQEIESKPYTGIEAVKGILENFKLLLDEMNVALKMAGDLEDQETADLFTGIGAAYQKHIWMYTAWLTK; encoded by the coding sequence ATGAAAAAGAAACAAGAAGAATTAATCTATCAAATGAACAAATTTTTGGCAAATTTACACATTTTTAAGACTATAGTGCATAATTACCACTGGAATTTAAAAGGAGAACATTTTTTCACTATACATCCAATGCTTGATGGAGTAATGTCTGAAACAGATGAACATATAGATGAAGTAGCAGAAAGAATATTGATGATAGGAGGAAGACCTTTTGCTTCACTTAAAGTATATCTTGAACATTCTATGCTTCAAGAAATAGAATCAAAACCATATACAGGTATAGAAGCAGTAAAAGGAATACTTGAAAACTTCAAACTTCTTTTAGACGAAATGAATGTAGCATTAAAAATGGCTGGAGACCTTGAAGATCAGGAAACAGCAGATTTATTTACAGGAATAGGTGCAGCTTATCAAAAACATATCTGGATGTATACTGCATGGTTAACTAAATAA
- a CDS encoding glucose 1-dehydrogenase: MKIAEQYDLKGKIAIITGAGDGIGKASALKLAEAGADVVCSDLDIEKARETAKEAAEFGIKALAVKCNVTIEEDLKNLVDETIKNFGKVNILVNNAGGGGGGREKLEELTLDYITFIYKLNVFSIFTLMKLCAPYMRKDNYGSIINISSMASNMVSPNMSVYGSSKAAINQLTKYAALDLGPEIRVNAIGPGAIKTKALASVLTPEIEEKMLAKTPVKRLGEVNDIAMGVLYFASPASSWTSGQILFINGGGIQELD; encoded by the coding sequence ATGAAAATTGCAGAGCAATATGATTTAAAAGGAAAAATTGCTATAATAACAGGAGCTGGAGACGGGATAGGAAAGGCTTCTGCTTTAAAGCTAGCTGAAGCAGGTGCTGATGTAGTGTGTAGTGATTTGGATATTGAGAAAGCCAGAGAAACAGCCAAAGAAGCAGCAGAATTTGGAATAAAAGCTTTAGCTGTAAAATGCAATGTAACAATAGAAGAGGATTTGAAAAACCTTGTAGATGAAACTATAAAGAATTTTGGAAAAGTAAATATATTAGTAAATAATGCTGGAGGAGGCGGAGGAGGAAGAGAAAAACTTGAAGAGCTTACTCTTGATTATATAACTTTTATATATAAGCTTAATGTATTCAGCATTTTTACTCTTATGAAACTTTGTGCTCCATACATGAGAAAAGATAATTATGGTTCAATAATAAATATAAGTTCAATGGCAAGTAATATGGTAAGTCCAAATATGAGTGTATATGGAAGTTCAAAAGCTGCAATAAATCAGCTTACAAAATATGCAGCTCTTGATTTGGGACCTGAAATAAGAGTTAATGCAATAGGTCCGGGAGCAATAAAAACAAAGGCTCTTGCATCTGTGCTTACTCCAGAAATTGAAGAGAAAATGCTTGCTAAAACTCCTGTAAAAAGATTGGGAGAAGTAAATGATATAGCTATGGGAGTACTGTATTTTGCAAGTCCTGCTTCAAGCTGGACAAGTGGACAAATACTTTTTATTAATGGAGGAGGAATTCAGGAGCTAGATTAA
- a CDS encoding amidohydrolase family protein yields MKIAVNNGILVDPKNKIFEKMNLLIENGKIKELSNQKLSGDQELDCQGLYISPGFIDMHMHEDPMKNGKIKINIFEKMLKMGVTTAIGGNCGIGPNNIKEYLDTVEKGNPVNFGLFLPHSILREYIGAADRYENLESRDIEKMYQYGKNLIRENDLFGISFGIEYIPGIDFNELVTLAGLGKNRIVSAHLRNDGADVFGALEEFLEVGNYVKTHLQISHIGSMAGYGQMAEFLSVVEEKRKAGIDISCDCYPYAAFSTHIGSAVFDNNYIQKHKVEYDCLEIMEGKYKGQRCTEELFNILREKFPDTLVTGHMMLEEDIETALKNPNTIIVSDGILGEDGSGHPRAAGTFPRFISKYVRDKKIMSLYEGIEKITSLPAEILKLNKGSLGIGDDADITIFSLEEIEDKATFSENALSPVGIKYVLINGETALKDGEIINSKLGKTVKYPKI; encoded by the coding sequence ATGAAAATAGCTGTAAATAACGGAATTTTAGTAGATCCCAAAAATAAAATATTTGAAAAAATGAATCTCCTTATTGAAAATGGAAAAATAAAAGAATTATCCAATCAAAAACTATCAGGAGATCAAGAATTAGATTGTCAGGGATTGTATATATCTCCTGGCTTCATTGATATGCACATGCATGAAGATCCTATGAAAAATGGTAAAATTAAAATAAATATATTTGAAAAAATGTTGAAAATGGGGGTTACTACTGCTATTGGAGGAAATTGCGGAATAGGTCCAAATAACATAAAAGAATATCTTGATACAGTTGAAAAAGGAAATCCAGTAAATTTTGGACTTTTTCTCCCTCACAGTATACTTAGAGAATATATTGGAGCAGCTGACAGATATGAAAACCTAGAAAGCAGAGACATTGAAAAAATGTATCAGTATGGTAAAAATCTCATTAGAGAAAATGATCTTTTTGGAATAAGTTTTGGTATAGAATATATTCCGGGAATAGATTTTAATGAATTAGTCACTCTGGCTGGACTTGGAAAAAACAGAATAGTCAGTGCTCACCTTAGAAATGATGGGGCAGATGTATTTGGAGCTTTAGAAGAATTTTTAGAAGTTGGAAATTATGTAAAAACTCATCTGCAAATTTCACATATAGGAAGTATGGCTGGTTATGGACAGATGGCTGAATTTCTTTCTGTAGTAGAAGAGAAAAGAAAGGCTGGAATTGATATTTCTTGCGACTGTTACCCTTATGCTGCTTTCAGTACTCATATAGGATCAGCTGTATTTGATAATAATTATATCCAAAAGCATAAAGTAGAATATGATTGCTTAGAAATTATGGAAGGAAAATACAAAGGTCAAAGATGTACTGAAGAGTTATTTAATATTCTTAGGGAAAAATTTCCTGATACTCTTGTCACAGGTCATATGATGCTGGAAGAAGATATAGAAACAGCTTTAAAAAATCCTAATACTATAATTGTAAGTGATGGAATACTGGGAGAGGATGGAAGTGGACATCCTAGAGCTGCTGGTACTTTCCCAAGATTTATCTCTAAATATGTAAGAGATAAAAAAATTATGTCTCTATATGAGGGAATAGAAAAAATAACATCTCTTCCTGCTGAAATATTAAAGTTAAATAAAGGAAGCCTAGGTATTGGTGATGATGCAGATATTACTATTTTTTCTTTAGAAGAAATAGAAGACAAGGCTACATTCTCTGAAAATGCACTCTCTCCTGTTGGAATAAAATATGTCCTTATCAATGGGGAAACAGCATTAAAAGATGGCGAAATTATCAATTCAAAGCTTGGAAAAACAGTTAAATATCCAAAAATATAA
- a CDS encoding 4Fe-4S double cluster binding domain-containing protein encodes MTDMFELKAELFEVLREKGAVLTGVADLKEIIQDEKNIGISVAVPVPQHIVEDLKTAPTKEYFDTYHKLNAKLDEIVEAGAEFLIKKGYKAQANTLKIVKKDENWCTPLPHKTVATNAGLGWIGKNCLLVTKEYGSAVRISSLITNAPLPADEAVKESRCGNCRNCVDKCPAKAFLGVNWSRGMSREKIFIKEVCKKTQLERMKKATGIDVDLCGLCFAVCPYTQRYLNLKG; translated from the coding sequence ATGACAGATATGTTTGAATTAAAAGCTGAACTATTTGAAGTGTTGAGAGAAAAAGGGGCAGTATTGACTGGGGTTGCTGATCTTAAAGAAATTATTCAAGACGAAAAAAATATTGGTATCTCTGTAGCTGTTCCAGTTCCTCAACACATAGTAGAGGATTTGAAAACAGCTCCAACAAAAGAATATTTTGATACTTACCACAAATTAAATGCTAAATTAGATGAAATAGTAGAGGCAGGAGCAGAATTCTTGATAAAAAAAGGATATAAAGCTCAAGCTAATACATTAAAAATTGTAAAAAAAGATGAAAACTGGTGTACTCCACTTCCTCACAAAACAGTGGCTACAAATGCAGGTTTAGGGTGGATTGGAAAAAACTGCCTTCTAGTTACAAAAGAATATGGAAGTGCTGTTCGTATTTCAAGCCTCATTACCAATGCTCCACTTCCAGCAGATGAAGCTGTTAAAGAAAGCAGATGTGGAAATTGCAGAAATTGTGTAGACAAGTGTCCAGCAAAAGCTTTTCTTGGAGTAAATTGGAGTAGAGGTATGTCTAGAGAAAAGATTTTTATAAAGGAAGTATGTAAAAAAACTCAATTAGAAAGAATGAAAAAGGCTACTGGAATTGATGTTGATCTTTGTGGATTGTGTTTTGCAGTATGTCCTTATACTCAAAGATATTTAAATTTAAAAGGATAA
- a CDS encoding O-methyltransferase, with amino-acid sequence MLEELKEANEYIVGKIKEKDELILEMEAYAQEYNVPIVTKEVAEYLKFLVKSYKTKNVLEIGTAIGYSGILMAKEIKGNSGILYTIEIDEERYNLAQENFKKSGLDNIISIKGDALEEVKKIDNKFDFVFIDASKGHYMEFFEDSYKLLNDGGIVFIDNIMFRGYLYKEYPKRFKTIVKRLDCFIDYLYEREDRFVLLPFGDGVGLCFKSISK; translated from the coding sequence ATGTTAGAAGAATTAAAAGAAGCTAATGAATATATAGTAGGAAAAATCAAAGAAAAAGATGAATTGATTCTTGAGATGGAAGCATATGCTCAAGAATATAATGTTCCTATTGTAACAAAAGAGGTAGCTGAGTATTTAAAATTTTTAGTGAAAAGCTACAAAACTAAAAATGTTTTGGAGATAGGGACAGCTATTGGTTATTCTGGTATACTTATGGCTAAAGAAATAAAAGGAAATAGTGGAATATTATACACCATTGAAATAGATGAAGAGAGATATAATCTTGCTCAGGAAAATTTTAAGAAATCTGGATTGGATAATATCATTTCTATAAAAGGGGATGCTTTAGAAGAAGTAAAAAAAATAGATAACAAATTTGATTTTGTATTTATAGACGCATCAAAAGGGCACTATATGGAATTTTTTGAGGATTCATATAAATTGCTGAATGATGGTGGAATAGTATTTATTGATAATATAATGTTCAGAGGATATTTGTATAAAGAGTATCCAAAGAGATTTAAAACTATTGTCAAAAGACTGGATTGTTTCATAGATTATCTCTATGAAAGAGAAGACAGATTTGTGTTACTTCCTTTTGGAGACGGCGTGGGATTGTGTTTTAAGTCTATTTCAAAGTAA
- the rsmB gene encoding 16S rRNA (cytosine(967)-C(5))-methyltransferase RsmB, producing MNVKQRAIGLIQEVENGKYSNIALNDYFRENTLNRKERGFITELFYGVIRKKIFLDYEINKRVSTIKKDWIRNLLRISIYQITFMKSDNKGVVWEASELAKKKFGVPVGKFVNGVLRGYLREMEDDIKELRETDKLDILLSYPRWFYEKIREEYGEEAELFLESLKKIPYISFRVNTLKYSEKEFEELLLAKDIEIIKKVDTVYYVDSGILLYSDEFKEGKIIVQDASSYLSAKNLNPSEKDLVLDTCSAPGGKTAVLGELMGNKGELLALDIYPHKLKLIEENCKKLGIDIVKPVKMDARKLNQQGKKFDKILVDAPCSGYGVLRKKPEAIYNKTAENVGLLAELQFEILESASQVLKDDGELVYSTCTILKEENTENIKRFLEKYPEFETAEVYIPENVKGTYDEAGGFTIDYNEDILDGFYIAKIRKKR from the coding sequence GTGAATGTAAAGCAAAGAGCCATTGGGCTTATACAAGAAGTTGAAAATGGAAAATATTCCAATATAGCTTTAAATGATTATTTTAGAGAAAACACTCTAAATAGAAAAGAGAGAGGCTTTATAACAGAACTTTTTTATGGGGTAATAAGAAAAAAAATATTTTTAGATTATGAGATAAATAAAAGAGTAAGTACAATAAAAAAAGATTGGATAAGAAATCTTCTTAGAATATCTATATACCAGATTACTTTTATGAAAAGTGATAATAAAGGGGTAGTATGGGAAGCTTCTGAGCTTGCTAAGAAAAAGTTTGGTGTTCCAGTAGGTAAATTTGTAAATGGAGTACTGAGAGGATATTTGAGAGAAATGGAAGATGACATAAAAGAATTGAGAGAAACAGATAAACTTGATATTCTTCTGTCATATCCTAGATGGTTTTATGAGAAAATAAGAGAGGAGTATGGAGAAGAAGCTGAATTGTTTTTGGAGTCTTTGAAAAAGATACCATATATAAGCTTCAGGGTAAATACTCTAAAATACAGTGAAAAAGAATTTGAAGAACTTCTTTTAGCTAAAGATATAGAAATAATAAAAAAAGTAGATACAGTATACTATGTAGATTCTGGAATACTATTGTATAGTGACGAATTTAAAGAAGGAAAAATAATAGTACAGGATGCTTCATCTTATTTATCAGCTAAAAATTTAAATCCAAGTGAAAAAGATTTAGTTTTGGATACTTGCAGTGCTCCAGGTGGAAAAACAGCTGTACTTGGTGAATTGATGGGAAATAAAGGGGAGCTTTTAGCTCTGGATATCTATCCTCATAAATTAAAACTTATAGAAGAAAATTGTAAAAAATTAGGAATAGATATAGTAAAACCTGTGAAAATGGATGCGAGAAAACTGAATCAGCAAGGAAAGAAATTTGATAAGATATTAGTAGATGCTCCATGCAGTGGGTATGGTGTTCTTAGAAAAAAACCAGAGGCTATTTATAACAAAACTGCTGAAAATGTAGGACTTTTGGCTGAATTACAATTTGAAATACTTGAATCAGCTTCCCAAGTTCTTAAAGACGATGGAGAACTTGTATATAGTACTTGTACCATTTTAAAAGAGGAAAATACAGAGAATATAAAGAGATTTTTAGAAAAATATCCAGAGTTTGAAACAGCAGAAGTGTATATTCCAGAAAACGTAAAAGGGACTTATGACGAAGCTGGTGGATTTACAATTGACTATAATGAAGATATTTTAGATGGATTCTATATTGCAAAAATCAGAAAAAAGAGGTAA
- the mgtE gene encoding magnesium transporter, with product MENVLFFLENNQLAKLKESLMEENPVDIAELLEDLTKEQSLKIFRILPKDTSAEVFSYLSSEKQQEIVENITDEEIRHIIDEMFIDDTVDFIEEMPANIVDKILQNTSPDTRQLINQFLKYPENSAGSVMTVEYVSLKSGMNIGQALNHIKKVGIDNETIDICYIIDNQRKLVGFISLKSLIFLDDILPLVDAMETNVISAITTDDQEFIASQFRKYDLTSMPVVDNEGRLVGIITIDDVVDVIDQENTEDFQKMAAMNPSDEEYLKESVFSLAKHRIIWLLVLMISATATGIIIRRYEEILQSVVILAAFIPMLMDTGGNAGSQSSTLIIRGIALGEIQLTDIGKILWKEFRVSLIVGVTLAFVNFLRIYFIDRAGLTISLVVCASLLFTVVIAKVVGGVLPIMAKAFKLDPAIMASPLITTIVDACALVVYFGLSTHFLNLS from the coding sequence ATGGAAAATGTTTTGTTTTTCCTAGAAAATAACCAATTAGCAAAATTGAAAGAATCACTTATGGAAGAAAATCCAGTAGATATTGCAGAGCTTCTTGAAGATTTAACTAAAGAGCAAAGTCTTAAAATATTTAGAATTCTTCCTAAAGATACTTCAGCGGAAGTATTTTCATATCTTTCTTCAGAGAAACAACAGGAAATTGTTGAAAACATAACAGATGAAGAAATACGTCATATAATTGATGAAATGTTTATTGACGACACTGTGGACTTTATTGAAGAGATGCCTGCAAATATCGTAGATAAGATATTGCAGAATACCTCACCAGACACCAGACAGTTAATCAACCAGTTTTTGAAGTACCCAGAAAACAGTGCTGGTAGTGTAATGACAGTGGAATATGTTTCTCTAAAGAGCGGTATGAATATTGGGCAGGCTTTAAATCACATAAAAAAAGTAGGTATAGATAATGAAACCATTGATATCTGCTATATTATTGACAATCAAAGAAAGCTTGTTGGATTTATTTCATTGAAAAGTCTTATTTTCTTAGATGATATACTTCCTTTAGTTGATGCTATGGAAACTAATGTTATCAGTGCCATTACTACAGATGATCAAGAGTTTATTGCTTCTCAATTCAGAAAGTATGACCTTACATCTATGCCAGTAGTAGATAATGAAGGAAGACTTGTTGGTATCATAACTATTGATGACGTTGTAGACGTTATTGATCAGGAGAATACAGAGGACTTTCAAAAGATGGCTGCTATGAACCCATCTGATGAGGAATATCTTAAAGAGTCTGTATTTTCTCTTGCGAAGCACAGAATAATATGGCTTCTAGTACTTATGATTTCAGCTACTGCTACAGGTATTATAATAAGAAGATATGAGGAAATTCTTCAGTCAGTTGTTATTCTTGCTGCATTTATTCCTATGCTGATGGATACTGGAGGAAATGCTGGTTCTCAGTCTTCTACTTTGATCATCAGGGGAATTGCTCTTGGAGAAATACAGCTCACTGATATTGGAAAAATATTATGGAAAGAATTCAGAGTAAGTTTAATTGTTGGAGTTACTCTGGCTTTTGTGAATTTTCTAAGAATATATTTTATAGACAGAGCTGGTCTTACTATCTCTTTAGTAGTATGTGCAAGCCTGCTGTTCACAGTTGTAATAGCTAAGGTCGTTGGTGGAGTTCTTCCAATAATGGCAAAAGCTTTTAAACTTGACCCTGCCATTATGGCAAGCCCATTGATTACTACAATAGTAGATGCCTGTGCTTTGGTAGTTTACTTTGGACTATCAACTCACTTTTTAAATCTTTCATAA